The proteins below are encoded in one region of Telopea speciosissima isolate NSW1024214 ecotype Mountain lineage chromosome 10, Tspe_v1, whole genome shotgun sequence:
- the LOC122642447 gene encoding tRNA-dihydrouridine(20/20a) synthase-like, which translates to MMKCAAYALFSSLSPVNFSSLIFHHRPSNNILYGYSTQSRTLCCQSLKHPIHANDVMVSGHYLPPWFSVAPMMEWTDNHYRTLARLISKHAWLYTEMVVAETIVHQKDNLDRFLAFPPEQHPIVLQIGGSNLDNLAKAAELANAYHYDEINLNCGCPSGKVAGHGCFGVRLMLDPKFVGEAMSAIAANSDVSVSVKCRIGVDGHDSYDQLCDFIYTVSSQSPTKHFIIHARKALLNGISPAENRRVPPLKYEYVFGLLRDFPELQFTINGGITNIDEVSAARKGGAHGVMVGRAAYNNPWATLGHVDSAVYGLPSSGISRRQVLEKFQAYGDSILGKYGPNKPNVRQVVKPLLNLFHSEPGNGLWKRKADAALHHCTSIQSFLEETLEAFPDSVLDSTPERSPSASEDTFIDIHRLLPPSYKLKEQELLYA; encoded by the exons ATGATGAAGTGTGCAGCATATGCCTTGTTTTCATCATTGTCTCCTGTCAATTTTAGTTCCTTAATATTCCATCATAGGCCCTccaataatatattatatggCTATTCCACTCAATCAAGAACACTTTGTTGTCAATCCTTGAAGCATCCAATACACGCAAATGATGTAATGGTTTCTGGACATTACCTTCCTCCTTGGTTCAG TGTTGCTCCAATGATGGAATGGACAGATAATCATTACCGTACTCTTGCGAGGCTAATATCTAAGCATGCATGGCTTTACACAGAGATGGTTGTTGCGGAAACAATTGTTCATCAAAAAGATAATTTG GACAGATTCTTGGCATTTCCTCCAGAACAACACCCTATTGTCCTTCAAATTGGCGGAAGTAATCTGGATAACCTGGCAAAAGCTGCTGAACTTGCAAATGCATACCACTATGATGAGATAAATCTCAA CTGTGGGTGCCCTAGTGGAAAAGTGGCCGGACATGGGTGCTTTGGTGTGCGTCTTATGCTTGATCCAAAG TTTGTTGGGGAGGCTATGTCAGCCATTGCTGCCAATTCCGATGTCTCAGTCAGTGTTAAGTGCCGAATAGGTGTTGATGGTCATGACTCTTATGATCAACTCT GTGATTTTATTTATACGGTTTCTTCTCAATCACCAACTAAGCATTTCATTATACATGCACGGAAGGCCCTTCTTAATGGCATAAGCCCTGCTGAAAATCGAAGAGTTCCTCCCCTTAA ATATGAATACGTATTTGGCCTTTTACGTGACTTCCCAGAGTTACAATTTACAATAAATGGAGGGATAACTAACATTGATGAG GTCAGTGCAGCACGAAAAGGAGGAGCTCATGGGGTGATGGTTGGACGTGCTGCTTACAACAA CCCATGGGCTACTTTGGGACATGTTGATAGTGCTGTTTATGGGTTACCTAGTTCTGGTATTTCACGTCGTCAG GTTCTTGAAAAATTTCAGGCATATGGTGATTCCATTCTCGGTAAATATGGACCTAATAAACCAAATGTCCGGCAAGTGGTTAAG CCATTACTTAACCTTTTCCATTCGGAGCCTGGGAATGGACTGTGGAAGCGCAAAGCAGATGCTGCATTACACCATTGCACG AGCATCCAGTCGTTTCTCGAGGAAACCCTGGAAGCCTTTCCAGACTCTGTATTGGATTCAACACCTGAGAGGAGTCCATCTGCTTCTGAAGATACATTCATTGATATACATAGGTTGCTTCCTCCTTCAtataaattaaaagaacaagAGCTGTTGTACGCTTAG